ACCTACTCGGACAATAGCCCTCAGAACGGCCAGCACGCCTACAACTCTCCGGATTTCGTGGTCAATATCCCGAACGACCCGCGGATGCCTCGTCTGAATCTGCCGAACTCGAGCATGTACCTTGAACTTCGAGATGCCAATGGTCGCGTGATCGACCGAGTTGGCGACGGTGGTCCTCCGTTTGGTGGTGGTCGTCGTGGTGATGGGTCAGGAATCGTGAACTATTCGATGGAACGCATCATTCGAAACGGTGATGGTGGCGACGGAACACAACGTAGTAGTTGGAAGACGTCCAATGCCCCACAAGGTGGAGAGCGCGTCAACGAAGAGTTCCGCGACATCATCATCGCGACTCCTGGCGAGCCAAACTCTCAATAGAGTTCGAACAAGCGACTTAAGTTCGTTTGTACAAGAGCACCGGCTTGTCCGATTCCCGAAGGACCCACTCGGCCGTGCTCCCCAGCACATGCTCCATACCTTTGCGGCCGTGCGACGCCATGACGATGATGTCGGCGCCATTGGCCTCTGCAGCGTCTAGGATGCCGCTGTGGATGCTTGTGACCACTTCCACACTCAACGGGTGAGCTCGTTCGCCAAAGCTCTCAGCGACGTGCTCAAGCTTTTTAGAAGCCTTCTGGATGAAAGGTTCCATTGCCTGCGGCCCAACACTTGGTAGCCCTGGATAGAACGGCGTGACCGGAGCTTCCAGGATGCAGTGGTAGAGCAGAATCTGGGCTTCTAGGGCCTGGGTGAGCTCCAACGCCAGTCCAAGCGCGGTATCGCTTTCGGGTGAGAAGTCGTGGGGGCAAAGGATACGCGAGACGTGAAGATCGCCCGCGCCCTGAGGCACCACAAGGACCGGCGTGGTCGCGCCACGAATGACTTGGCTCGCCGTGGTCCCGAAGAAGAACTTCTTGAGACCCGATGCGCCGGTCGCGCCAAGGATCAAAAGCGCCACGTCGTCTCGAGAGCTTGCGTCCACCACCATCTCAACGGGATGACCGAGCACCACCCGAACATCCACCCAATCCTGCAGCCCCAATGTCTCTTCTACGAATGCATCGGCCTGAGCGCTGGCCGCTTTCTTCAGTTCTTCTAAGGACTCCGGTGAATCGAAGAGCACATGAAGAGCATTGCCAGATGCACGGATATTTACCACGTGTAGCACCTCAACCCTGAGGTCCGACTCTCCGGCGAAACGCCCGGCCAGACGCAGTGCCGCACGGGAGGCCTCGGAGAGGTCCGTGGCCACCATGATGGTTGAACGTGGGTCGTTCTTCTGAGGCTGCACGATGGTCATAGGCTAGATATGGAGCGGGTGACCGGTAGCGGCGTGAGCGGCTTCGCCCACAGCTTCGGCCAGTGTTGGGTGTGGGTGAATGGTAGCGATGAGCTCGTCCAAGGTGCTCTCAAGCTGCATGGCCACAGTGCCCTCGGTAATGAGCTCCGTAGCCTTTGGACCCACGATATGAAGGCCCAAGACTTGGTCGTACTTCTTCTCGGACACGATCTTCACGAAACCATCGGTGGCGCCGAGAATTGCGGCCTTTCCGATTGCAGAGAATGGGAAAACGCCTGTGGCCACGTCGTAGCCCTTTTCTTTGGCTGCTTTCTCCGTGAGACCCACGCTGGCCACTTCCGGTGTGCAGTAGGTGCAGTTCGGGACGAGGCCGTAGTTGATTGGGCGTGGGTTGCGTCCAAGGATGTGGTCCACAGCGTGGATGCCTTCTTTTGAAGCCACGTGAGCAAGCCAAGGTGTGTTGAGCAGGTCACCGATGGCGTAGACCCAGTCCTCCGTGGTCTGCATAAAGTCGTTCACAGGCACAAATCCGCGGTCGTCGAGCTTGATCTTGGTCTTGTTCAGACCCACGTCTTCGAGCACTGACTTTCGGCCGATGGCCACGAGCACGTGCGAGGCTTCCAGCTCCTCCTTCTTTCCGTCCGCGCCTTCGACCTTGAGCTTCACGGTGTCTTTGACGCGCTTAAGCTCTGTCATTTTGGTGGACGTCAGGACGGTCATTCCTTGTTTCTTAAACGACTTTGCGACTTCGGCGCTGACTTCTTCGTCCTCAATTGGGAGCACGCGGTCCTGGAGTTCAATGAGCGTGACCTTGGAGCCGTAGCGCAAGAAGACGCTTGCGAACTCCGAACCCACGGCACCGGCTCCGAGCACCACAAGATGTTTTGGGATGTCTGGCAACTGAAGGATATCGTCAGAATTGAGGATTCGCTCGTGATCGACTGGCGCAAAGGGCATGTCGCGGCAAGCGCTACCTGTGGCGAGGATCACATTCTTTGTGTTGAGGACGGTCTTTTTCCCGTCTTTGTCGGTGACGCTAACCTTGCCTCGACCGTCAATACGGCCATGCCCGAGGTGGACATCGACCTTGTTCTTTTTCATGAGGTATTTGACGCCACCGGCGTTCTTCTGCACGACCTTGTCCTTGTAGGCGTGCATCATATCCATGTCGATTTTGGCGTCTTTGACCGCGATTCCGAAGTCTGCAGCGTGGTTCATCTTCTCGATGAGATCCGCCGTATTGAGCATGGCCTTTGTGGGGATACACCCGCGCAAAAGACAGGTGCCGCCGAGGCGTTCGGTGGACTCTTTCTCGACGATCGCCGTCTTAAGACCACCCTGAGCTGCGTGAATGGCTGCTACATAGCCGCCGGGACCACTACCGATAACTACCAGATCGTACTGACTCACAAGGGACTCCTTGAACTAGGACAAAGTCAACGCGTGGAACGTAGTTCGGCGCATTGGAACGGTCAAGGTGTACAAGAAGTAGAAGCGGCTTGTAGTCGGTCGATCTTAGTGGGTGTGACCGTCGTGTTCGCCTTCGTGGTCATGGTCATGACCGTGGCCGTCATCGGCTGGTGCTGCGGCACCTTTTTGCTTGAGCATCATGCCGCATGTTGGGCACTTTCCATCACCCTTTTCGAGGCTTGCGTACTCAACGGTTCCCATATCGCAGTACCATGCTCCATCAGGGATTTGCTCAGGTTTGACGGGTGGGTCAAACTTGGTGCCCTCAGCGGTCACTTCGACCTTAGCATCAGCCGATGCACCCGACTCAGCGGCCTTTTCTGGGGCTGCTGGCTCCGCTGGAGCCTCAGCTTCGGCGGTCTTCTCGTCCACCGGCGGATCGACGGTGGCGCCGTCGTCTTTCTTCTCACACGCTCCGAGCACAAGAGCGAACATCATCAACACGGGGATAAACAATTTCATGGGTCTTTCTCCTCTAATTCCGTGAGGGGGTTTCTTTGCCGCCACCATAGACGGATTTCCTGATCTGCGCAGTAAAGAACTGGCACAATAAACAAGGTCACAAGTTCAATAGCCATGCCGCCGAGGGCCGGAATCGCCATGGGCACCATGATATCCGAGCCTCGCCCCTGCGAGGTCACCACGGGCAAGAGGGCGAGCAAAGTCGTTCCGGTCGTTAAGAGGCATGGGCGCACGCGGCGCAGGCCAGCCTCAAGAACGCGGGCGCGAATCTCAGCGCGGGTATCCGGTGTAAACTCGTCAAACTGTTGTTTGAGGTACGTGGACATCACCACGCCATCATCCGTGGCGATACCCACCAACGCGATGACCCCAATCCAAACCGCTACCGAAAGGTTCATGGGTGCGACCTGAAAGAGCTCCTGCATCGATGTCCCAAAGACGTCGAAGTTCAAGAACCACGGCTGCCCATAGAGCCAGATAAGGATAAACCCACCGCTGACCGCAACCACCACACCTGTGTAAATAATAAGAGCACTAAACGTAGATCTAAACTGCAAATATAGAAGCAAGAAGATCACGGCGAGCGCGATTGGAATCAGGACTTTCAGGCGCTTTTCACTACGCACCTGGTTTTCGTAAGAACCTGTAAAAACATAGGACACACCAGCAGGGAGGACGAATTCACCCGAATCTATCTTTTCCTGCAGAAAGCGTTGTGCTCTCTCCACCACATCCGCCTCCGCAACCTCTGCCGTCTTATCGAAGATGACGTAGCCTGTGAGGAAGGTGTCTTCGGACTTGATGGACTGCGGGCCGCGTACGTACATGATTTCAGCGACCTGCTCGAGCGGTACTTGCGCACCAGAAGGCGTGGGTACGGAAAGCCGCATCAAGGCTTCAATCGAATCGCGGTCTTCGCGCATGTAGCGCACGCGAACAGGATATCGCTCGCGACCCTCCACCGTCTGAGTCAGCGGCATACCCCCTACTCCAACCTGAATCACGTCCTGAACCGCTTGAACGCTGAGCCCAAGGCGCGCCATCGACTCGCGTTTGAGTCGGATTTCGAGGTACGGCTTTCCTTCGGTACGCTCGGCAAAAACCGTTTCCGGCCGAATGCCTGGGACCTCTCGGAGTAAGTCCTCTAGCGCGAGTCCCACCTTTTCAATGGTTGCCAGATCCGGGCCGCGGACCTTCATTCCCATGGGCGCACGCATCCCGGTTTGTAGCATGACAATACGTGCGTTGATGGGCTGCAGGAGCGGCGCAGAGGTCATTCCGGGCACCTCAGCCACCGCCACAATCTCCTGCCAGATGTCCTCCGGGGTATTGATATGCTCGCGCCACTGCCTGACCCGTGTTCCATCGGCTTCGACTCTGTACTTCGGCTTGTAAGTCACCACGGTCTCGTACATCGACACGGGAGCCGGGTCGAGCGGGCTCTCAGCGCGCCCGAGTTTACCGACCACATCCTCCACCTCAGGGATGGTCTTGATGGCGGCATCCATCATTTGAAGCTGCTTTTTTGCCTCGCCGATGCTCGCGTGCGGCATGGTGGTTGGCATCACAAGGAATGAGCCTTCATCAAAGGGCGGCATAAATTCACGACCAAAACCCGGCACGCTATGTGCCACATCAACCACAACCTCGTGGGTGCGAACACTCTCCGGAAGCCACGAGAAAACCTTTGGAAACCCTTGCCACGCGGTCAGTCCAAAGAGCACAAAGAGGGCAGGCAGAGTCAGGAAAGTGAACTTATTGTCGAGCGTCCATCTCAAGACCTGGGGATAAACCTTGAGGAAAACTGTGAAAACCCCCATCAGGCCAAATATGATGGAGCCCACAAAAACGAGGTTGATGAGAATTCCGTCTTCCCAGCCAAGAGGCATCCAATTTTCGGTGAGCAGCCAAAGGATTGCCAAGACCGCAACCGCAATCTCAATCCATTTCGGCCACGGCTTGAATCGTGCCGGAGAGAGCGCGACCGCAAAGCGCACCGCGGCCATCAACATCACAAAGAGGCCCATCCAGACGTTGAAAAACGTGAGCACAACACCGGCACCGAAGAGCACCCAATCGCGGAAATGTTGTTGATGAAAAAGCGCGCGCACGCCCCTCTTCTCAAGGTTTTCTGGCGCTTTCCACACGATCAGGTGTGCCGCGGCAGGGAGCACAAGCACCGAGAAGAGGAACGCCGCCAACATCGCGAAGGTCTTGGTATAGGCTACGGGGGTGAAGAGTTTTCCTTCGGCATCCGTGAGCGCAAAAACAGGGAAGAAGCTCACGAGCGTGGTCAAAAGTGAGGTCAACACGGCGGGCGCTACCTCGGCTGCTGCGTCTCGAATCAGCGGGCCCCGCGGCTTGTCGGGCTCCTTCTCCAGATACTCCACGATATTTTCCGTGAAGACGATCCCCATATCCACCATGGTCCCGATCGCAATCGCAATGCCGGCGAGCGACATGATATTTGCGTCGATGCCGAAGACCTTCATGGCGCCAAACGTGCCAAGCACGCCGAGCGGCAACATGAGTGAAATGAGTATCGAGCTTCGGAGGTGATGTAGCAGGAGGAGCACCACGATGATCGTGACCAGAATCTGCTGCCATAGCGCCTCAGAGAGCGTATCGAGCGTCTCCTGAATGAGCTCGGAGCGGTCGTAGAACGGAACGATTTTTACCTTTGAGACGGTGCCGTCCTCGAGTTCGCGTGTCGGAAGTCCCGGCGAGATCTCGGCGATCTTCTCGTGCACGCGTTTCAAGACCGCCATCGGGTTCTCGCCGTACCTCGCCACGACCACACCTCCAACGGCTTCGGCACCTTCCTTGTCGAGAATTCCGCGGCGCTCCTTCGGCCCGATACTCAC
This Microvenator marinus DNA region includes the following protein-coding sequences:
- a CDS encoding universal stress protein — its product is MQPQKNDPRSTIMVATDLSEASRAALRLAGRFAGESDLRVEVLHVVNIRASGNALHVLFDSPESLEELKKAASAQADAFVEETLGLQDWVDVRVVLGHPVEMVVDASSRDDVALLILGATGASGLKKFFFGTTASQVIRGATTPVLVVPQGAGDLHVSRILCPHDFSPESDTALGLALELTQALEAQILLYHCILEAPVTPFYPGLPSVGPQAMEPFIQKASKKLEHVAESFGERAHPLSVEVVTSIHSGILDAAEANGADIIVMASHGRKGMEHVLGSTAEWVLRESDKPVLLYKRT
- the lpdA gene encoding dihydrolipoyl dehydrogenase, whose protein sequence is MSQYDLVVIGSGPGGYVAAIHAAQGGLKTAIVEKESTERLGGTCLLRGCIPTKAMLNTADLIEKMNHAADFGIAVKDAKIDMDMMHAYKDKVVQKNAGGVKYLMKKNKVDVHLGHGRIDGRGKVSVTDKDGKKTVLNTKNVILATGSACRDMPFAPVDHERILNSDDILQLPDIPKHLVVLGAGAVGSEFASVFLRYGSKVTLIELQDRVLPIEDEEVSAEVAKSFKKQGMTVLTSTKMTELKRVKDTVKLKVEGADGKKEELEASHVLVAIGRKSVLEDVGLNKTKIKLDDRGFVPVNDFMQTTEDWVYAIGDLLNTPWLAHVASKEGIHAVDHILGRNPRPINYGLVPNCTYCTPEVASVGLTEKAAKEKGYDVATGVFPFSAIGKAAILGATDGFVKIVSEKKYDQVLGLHIVGPKATELITEGTVAMQLESTLDELIATIHPHPTLAEAVGEAAHAATGHPLHI
- a CDS encoding efflux RND transporter permease subunit, which encodes MNAWKTTLGFFIENKLIVLILMGLLVFGGLYTMPFAWDSDFPRDPVPVDAIPDIGENQQIVFTEWPGRSPRDIEDQISYPLTTALLGIPGVRTVRSYSMFGFSSIYVIFEEGVEFYWSRSRVLEKLNSLSEGLLPGGVNPMLGPDATALGQVFWYTLEGHTPGPDSKLVGGWDLHELRSVQDWTVRYALLAVDGVAEVASVGGHVREYQIDVSPEALRANDISIQEVAKAVRESNLDVGARTMEINQIEYVIRGVGFVKNTKDLEESVVALRGETPLRIRDLARVSIGPKERRGILDKEGAEAVGGVVVARYGENPMAVLKRVHEKIAEISPGLPTRELEDGTVSKVKIVPFYDRSELIQETLDTLSEALWQQILVTIIVVLLLLHHLRSSILISLMLPLGVLGTFGAMKVFGIDANIMSLAGIAIAIGTMVDMGIVFTENIVEYLEKEPDKPRGPLIRDAAAEVAPAVLTSLLTTLVSFFPVFALTDAEGKLFTPVAYTKTFAMLAAFLFSVLVLPAAAHLIVWKAPENLEKRGVRALFHQQHFRDWVLFGAGVVLTFFNVWMGLFVMLMAAVRFAVALSPARFKPWPKWIEIAVAVLAILWLLTENWMPLGWEDGILINLVFVGSIIFGLMGVFTVFLKVYPQVLRWTLDNKFTFLTLPALFVLFGLTAWQGFPKVFSWLPESVRTHEVVVDVAHSVPGFGREFMPPFDEGSFLVMPTTMPHASIGEAKKQLQMMDAAIKTIPEVEDVVGKLGRAESPLDPAPVSMYETVVTYKPKYRVEADGTRVRQWREHINTPEDIWQEIVAVAEVPGMTSAPLLQPINARIVMLQTGMRAPMGMKVRGPDLATIEKVGLALEDLLREVPGIRPETVFAERTEGKPYLEIRLKRESMARLGLSVQAVQDVIQVGVGGMPLTQTVEGRERYPVRVRYMREDRDSIEALMRLSVPTPSGAQVPLEQVAEIMYVRGPQSIKSEDTFLTGYVIFDKTAEVAEADVVERAQRFLQEKIDSGEFVLPAGVSYVFTGSYENQVRSEKRLKVLIPIALAVIFLLLYLQFRSTFSALIIYTGVVVAVSGGFILIWLYGQPWFLNFDVFGTSMQELFQVAPMNLSVAVWIGVIALVGIATDDGVVMSTYLKQQFDEFTPDTRAEIRARVLEAGLRRVRPCLLTTGTTLLALLPVVTSQGRGSDIMVPMAIPALGGMAIELVTLFIVPVLYCADQEIRLWWRQRNPLTELEEKDP